In Bacillus sp. SB49, a single window of DNA contains:
- a CDS encoding CotO family spore coat protein, with translation MAEEKRLAQQPMLYIVQPKLKPAEVPMQTSFRTQRKSVDASVPSAEPAAKETSAQEKETRMRRQQAPHVEELSKLKKEEEQAPGDPPASKAGQEEKRTPTSRERRQGFHELSLEEKVNYFFKLSPHVPKMKCEVKTAEEQYKGYITDYQDGMVHMKVFQRPFERTVPFADITDIRLLGF, from the coding sequence ATGGCCGAAGAGAAACGCCTTGCACAGCAGCCAATGCTTTATATTGTACAGCCAAAATTGAAGCCGGCGGAAGTTCCGATGCAAACGAGCTTCCGGACGCAGCGGAAGTCGGTGGACGCGAGTGTGCCATCAGCGGAACCGGCAGCGAAAGAAACATCGGCTCAAGAGAAAGAGACAAGGATGCGCCGTCAACAAGCACCGCATGTGGAAGAATTGTCGAAGCTGAAGAAGGAGGAGGAACAAGCGCCCGGCGATCCTCCTGCCAGTAAAGCGGGGCAGGAAGAGAAGCGGACGCCTACGTCGCGGGAACGAAGGCAGGGGTTCCATGAGTTGTCCCTGGAAGAGAAAGTGAACTATTTCTTCAAGCTTTCTCCCCACGTGCCGAAGATGAAGTGTGAAGTGAAAACAGCGGAAGAGCAGTACAAAGGCTACATCACCGATTATCAGGATGGTATGGTGCATATGAAAGTGTTCCAGCGGCCGTTCGAGCGGACGGTTCCCTTTGCGGACATTACGGACATCCGTCTTCTCGGTTTCTAA
- a CDS encoding CotY/CotZ family spore coat protein, with protein MSCGKNYDSGSCVIDILKDIVDAQNDVMHDCTTSCEQSIADLLGDTGGGSGFDTVPVILYCKDGCKPFKGYGSKRSGEGCDVRGSFFFRVKSVDNDGCAILELLFADRWHRGDDEESGDEDFRGKHDCDPKSPADQSCRNLRASGICITVDLNCFCHVTCLPAAATL; from the coding sequence ATGAGCTGTGGTAAAAATTACGATTCAGGCTCTTGTGTAATCGATATTCTTAAAGATATCGTCGATGCACAGAACGATGTGATGCATGATTGCACAACAAGCTGTGAGCAGTCAATCGCTGATCTTCTAGGTGACACGGGCGGAGGTTCCGGATTCGATACGGTTCCTGTCATCCTATACTGCAAAGATGGATGCAAACCTTTCAAAGGATACGGTTCTAAGCGAAGCGGAGAAGGCTGTGACGTAAGAGGAAGCTTCTTCTTCCGCGTTAAATCCGTAGACAATGACGGATGTGCAATCCTCGAACTTCTATTCGCCGACCGTTGGCACCGCGGGGATGACGAAGAGAGTGGAGACGAGGACTTCCGTGGAAAACACGACTGCGATCCTAAATCTCCAGCAGACCAAAGCTGCCGCAACCTGCGCGCTTCCGGAATCTGCATCACGGTTGATTTGAACTGCTTCTGCCACGTAACTTGTCTGCCGGCAGCAGCCACACTATAA